In Synechococcus sp. PCC 6312, one genomic interval encodes:
- the psaM gene encoding photosystem I reaction center subunit XII: MTLTDTQVYIALAIALIPAVLAFRLSTELYK; encoded by the coding sequence ATGACTCTCACCGATACTCAAGTTTACATAGCCCTGGCAATTGCCTTAATTCCCGCTGTCTTGGCTTTCCGTCTTTCGACTGAGCTCTACAAATAG